CACCCGCGGCCGGTTCCGGGAGGGTTTGTCCGAAGACGCGCGTAACTCGAACCCATCTCGGTTCCGGCCTGAGGGATGCCGTTCCGCCGTACGGGACGACATCCCCGGTGATGGACGGTGACGCGGTGGCGGCCGAAACGAACGGACGGCGGATCCAACGGCCGAAGGGCATCGGCGAGAAAACCTTCGCCCGGGCGGTTCGCGAGTTCACCACGATCGTCGGCGACCGCAACGTCTCCCTCTCCCCGGCCGAGCTCGTCCCCTACGCCCACGACGTCATCATGGTCCCGCCGATCTGGCCCTCCGCGGTCGTGCGCCCCGGCTCCGTCGCGGAAGTCCAGCGCGTCGTGCGCGTCGCCAATCGCCTGCGGATCCCGCTGTGGCCGACGAGCACCGGGAAGAACATCGCCTACGGCCGCATGATGGCGGTGGAACCCGGCAACGTCGTCCTCGACCTGGGACGGATGAACCGCATCCTCGAGGTCAACGAGAAGCTCGCGTACGCGGTCGTCGAGCCCGGCGTCACGTACGCGCAGCTATACAAGCACCTCCGCGACCACAACCTGCCGCTGTGGCTCGATCCGCCGGCCACCGCGCCCGGGGCCGGCCCGCTCGGCAACACCGTGGAGCGCGGCGTCGGCTACACCCCGTACGGCGAGCACTTCCTCTTCTCGTGCGGCATGGAGGTGGTGCTACCGGACGGCCGCCTCCTGCGGACGGGCTCCGGGGCCCTGCCGGGATCGCGGACGTGGCACATCTTCAAGTGGGGATACGGGCCCTATCTCGACGGGCTGTTCACGGCGAGCAACTACGGAATCGTCACGCGGCTCGGCATCTGGCTCATGCCGGAGCCGCCCGCCTACCGGCCGATTCTCATGACGTGCGACCGCGAAGACGACATCGTCGCCATCATGGATTTCCTCCGTCCGCTCAAGGTGTCGCACCTGCTCCCGAGCGCGGTCGTGGTCGCGCACGCGCTGCTCGCGCTCGCCGCGGAGGCGGAGTACCCGCGCG
The window above is part of the bacterium genome. Proteins encoded here:
- a CDS encoding FAD-binding oxidoreductase; this encodes MDGDAVAAETNGRRIQRPKGIGEKTFARAVREFTTIVGDRNVSLSPAELVPYAHDVIMVPPIWPSAVVRPGSVAEVQRVVRVANRLRIPLWPTSTGKNIAYGRMMAVEPGNVVLDLGRMNRILEVNEKLAYAVVEPGVTYAQLYKHLRDHNLPLWLDPPATAPGAGPLGNTVERGVGYTPYGEHFLFSCGMEVVLPDGRLLRTGSGALPGSRTWHIFKWGYGPYLDGLFTASNYGIVTRLGIWLMPEPPAYRPILMTCDREDDIVAIMDFLRPLKVSHLLPSAVVVAHALLALAAEAEYPRDLTGGTRPVPEGWIRDRARTRMLGMWNVAGCLYGSPPVVNELADTVRRRAAADLPQATLLDVEAARQSPYWDHKVRNMTGVPSMVEYSRLSWRGGGNAFVAPVVPLFGEEARKHMEIARPIFWKHGFDYIGEFIAASRDQHHVMMLLHKQPDEMPRAMACYRELTDAFCDGGYLPYRTNVAFMDHTMRRLDPVFQAVCAQIKRALDPNEILAPGKNGIRGEARPARGRPGAAPVRRAPGRARRARGGRSR